The Chloroflexota bacterium genomic sequence CATTAAATGTGCTCGAAGCCCAAACCATGCTCGAAGCCGCCCAAGCCCATCCTGAGCAATTGAGTTTGATCGATCATGAATTGCGCTTTTTACCAATTTTTCAAATGGCGCGGGCGTTGATTAATGATGGTGCGATCGGCCAGATTCGCCATGTCAATAGCAGCGTGATCTTCTCTTCGCGAGCTGACCCGCAACGCCCTTGGAACTGGTGGAGCGATAAAGAACAAGCTGGCGGCGCTTGGGGCGCGATTGGCTCACACCAAATTGATATGTTGCGCTGGTTGTGTGGCGATTTTAGCTCAATTCGCGCAAGCTTGCACACCTTTGTAACTGAACGACCACTCGACGATCAACTTTTGCCTGTGACCAGTGACGATTTTGCCACGGCTCAAGTGCGTTTGGCGAATGGTGGTTTTGCTTCAATTATGATTAGCGGCGTGGCGGCGCTGAATGAAAACGATCGCATGATCATTCACGGCGAACATGGTGCGATCAAAATTGAAGGTGCTCGTTTGTGGCATGCCGAGCGTGATGGCGAGTGGCAAGAGCGCACACCCGCCCATACGGTAGCGATTCCAAGCGAAATTAGTGGTAACTTTCCAGTGGGAACGGTCTACCTTGGTCATGCCTTGAAGGCCTACAGCCGTGGTCAGCTTGATGCATTGGAGCAAGCAGCCACGTTTAGCGATGGCTTGTTGACCCAAAGTTTGCTTGATGCTGCTCATCGCTCCGATGAAAACGACGGTGGCTGGATTACGATCTAGCTGGTTAAATGCCAAGCCGCGCTCTGCACAAGAGCGCGGCTTTTGAATTTAATCAGGTTACTGAGCTTTAGTCCAATGCAGGCTGGGTAAATCGCGTAGCCGTTGCGCGGCGGTTTCGGCGGTTAAGTCGCGCTGTGGTTGGGCCAACATTTCGTAGCCAACCATAAATTTGCGCACCGTGGCCGAGCGTAACAATGGCGGGTAAATATGGGCATGCACCACATGATGGGGATATTGTTCGCCATCGCAGGGGGCATTGTGCCAACCAAACGTATAGGGAAACGAGGTTTGAAACAAATTATCGTAGCGAATCAGGGTATGGCTGAGTAAATCGGCGAGGCCATCGCGTTCAGCTTCGCTTAATTCGGCCAAGGTGCTCACCGCCCGACGTGGCAAAAGCATGGTTTCGTACGGCCAAACTGCCCAAAATGGCACGACCGCTGCCCAGTAATCGTTGGCATAGACCACCCGTTCGCCTCGTGCTAATTCTTGCTCGACATAATCGATGAGTAATGGGCGTTGGTGTTGAGCAAAGTAAGCTTTTTGGCTGCGCTGTTCGGTGGCGACAAGCGTTGGAATGCTTTCGTTGGCCCAAATTTGACCATGCGGGTGTGGATTGCTCGCCCCCATCGCTGCCCCGCGATTTTCAAAAATCTCAACATGCTTGATCCAATCGATCGCAGCTAGCTCGCTAAATTGGCTGGCCCACAAATCGACGACCAAACGAATATCAGGAATCTCCATTTCGGCCAAGGTCAAATCGTGGCGTGGCGAGAAACAAATCACCCGACAAATGCCTCGTTCGCTATGGGCTTGAAATAATCCATCATCAAGTGCTGCGCTTGGGCTATCGGGCAACAAGGCGGCGAAATCGTTGGGAAACACAAAGGTGCTAGCGTAAGCTGGGTTGATCTCGCCATTGGCCCGAGTTACTCCCGGGCAAAGGTAGCATTGCGGATCAAAGGCTGGGCGCTGGTCGGGAATGGTTTTTTCGACCTGGCCTTGCCATGGGCGGGCAGTTCGATGTGGCGAAACCAAGACCCATTCGTCAGTCAGCGGGTTGTAGCGGCGATGGGGCGTATCACTGAGATTCATTGGGCTTGCTCCTAAATGACTAATGGTAATGCTCGGCGTAAACCTGCATACTCCACACTTGGCCAAGCAGGATCAACCGAAAGAACTTCGATTCCAGTAGCGCTGCGAATAATTGTATCTTCAATTTTCACGCCAGCTAAACTGGGATTCCAAGCCATTGCTGTGTTGGCTTCGATGATCGTTGGTTCGCCTGGCCGCGCCACAACTTCGCGTGAACGATAGCCAGTTGTGCCACCTTGATGCAACCGCTGCATCTGCTCAACGACACCACGCTTGGTATAAGCCGCTACGGCTGCATCGTAAACCGCGCCAACTGTACTGCCAATTTGGGCGGCGGCGAT encodes the following:
- a CDS encoding Gfo/Idh/MocA family oxidoreductase, coding for MSMKIAIIGTGWGARVQVPAFRSAGLKIVGIAAQNYEKTQREAATLNVEAFEHWRDLLSSDADLISIVTPPGTHCEISVAALEAGKHVLCEKPTALNVLEAQTMLEAAQAHPEQLSLIDHELRFLPIFQMARALINDGAIGQIRHVNSSVIFSSRADPQRPWNWWSDKEQAGGAWGAIGSHQIDMLRWLCGDFSSIRASLHTFVTERPLDDQLLPVTSDDFATAQVRLANGGFASIMISGVAALNENDRMIIHGEHGAIKIEGARLWHAERDGEWQERTPAHTVAIPSEISGNFPVGTVYLGHALKAYSRGQLDALEQAATFSDGLLTQSLLDAAHRSDENDGGWITI
- a CDS encoding UDP-glucose--hexose-1-phosphate uridylyltransferase; the encoded protein is MNLSDTPHRRYNPLTDEWVLVSPHRTARPWQGQVEKTIPDQRPAFDPQCYLCPGVTRANGEINPAYASTFVFPNDFAALLPDSPSAALDDGLFQAHSERGICRVICFSPRHDLTLAEMEIPDIRLVVDLWASQFSELAAIDWIKHVEIFENRGAAMGASNPHPHGQIWANESIPTLVATEQRSQKAYFAQHQRPLLIDYVEQELARGERVVYANDYWAAVVPFWAVWPYETMLLPRRAVSTLAELSEAERDGLADLLSHTLIRYDNLFQTSFPYTFGWHNAPCDGEQYPHHVVHAHIYPPLLRSATVRKFMVGYEMLAQPQRDLTAETAAQRLRDLPSLHWTKAQ